One window of Oscillatoria salina IIICB1 genomic DNA carries:
- a CDS encoding CHAT domain-containing protein, protein MNLLGGKSKSLLVFCCWFAISLLLVTTVRAIAFQPTATIAQFVQPESAPAQLLQAGKQSYQSGQFSQAINFWQQVEAIYRQQGEIFNQAQALNYLSLAYQELGQWQEAEKAIETSLKLLENQGRNDERKIAIFAQALNAKGSLELAKGQTQAALATWQQAETAYSRAGNETGKLGSQINQAQALKALGQYRRARSLLEKLVIQLQAQPDSLLKAQGLQSLGIALQTSGDLLKSKEILEQSWAISQKFAANADTSATLMSIGNIARDLEQYEVAANYYQEAAKLAANELTEVQVELNLISLLVQNKEWEQAEKLIAEIELKISELAPSRASIYARINLAASAREIAKQTKQKNRQTIALILATGVQQAREIGDRRAEAYSLYQLSKLYSENQQRASAQTLSQQALQIAQQLNAADLVARAAAELGRILNQQGNIEAAKSAYREAYQNLQSLRSDLVAIESEIQFNFTSSVEPIYREFVSLLLQPDASQADLKQAREVIEALQIVELDNFFRDACLDVKPVQIDEIDTEAAVIYPIILPSRLEVILSLPDRALRHYATPLPATEVEATLQKAYSSLYLGYSSQARLSLFEEIYDWLIKPAEIDLNRDRIETLVFVLDDSLRNLPIAALYDGQQYIIEKYSIALSSGLQLFPQALEKQQLNALTVGLTQARQGFSPLPAVETEIKQIAREIETKVLLDREFTVAQFQKLISDRSFPIVHLATHGQFSSNPEETFLLTWDSRLNVTELDVLFEKRRVGILKPIELLVLSACETASGDRRATLGLAGLALRSGAYSTLASLWSVNDESTAVLMSEFYQQLTQQNQSITKAEALRQAQLALLKNPVYDHPYFWAAFVLIGNWL, encoded by the coding sequence ATGAACCTCCTAGGAGGAAAAAGCAAAAGTTTACTAGTTTTTTGTTGTTGGTTTGCTATTAGTTTACTTTTAGTAACAACTGTTCGTGCGATCGCGTTTCAGCCTACCGCAACAATCGCGCAATTCGTCCAACCAGAATCTGCACCAGCCCAACTTTTACAAGCGGGAAAACAATCTTACCAAAGCGGACAGTTTTCCCAAGCGATAAATTTTTGGCAACAAGTAGAAGCAATTTATCGGCAACAAGGAGAGATTTTTAACCAAGCACAAGCCCTTAATTATCTCAGTTTAGCTTATCAAGAATTGGGACAATGGCAAGAAGCTGAAAAAGCGATTGAAACCAGTTTGAAGTTATTAGAAAATCAAGGGAGAAATGATGAGAGAAAAATAGCAATTTTTGCTCAAGCTTTGAATGCCAAAGGTAGCTTAGAATTAGCTAAAGGACAAACCCAAGCTGCGTTAGCAACTTGGCAGCAAGCCGAAACTGCTTACAGTCGCGCTGGTAATGAAACAGGTAAATTAGGCAGTCAAATTAATCAAGCACAAGCTTTAAAAGCTTTGGGACAATATCGACGGGCAAGATCGTTATTAGAAAAGTTAGTTATTCAACTACAAGCACAACCAGATTCGCTGTTGAAAGCTCAAGGATTACAAAGTTTAGGGATAGCTTTACAAACGAGCGGTGACTTATTAAAATCGAAAGAAATCTTAGAACAAAGTTGGGCAATTAGCCAGAAATTTGCGGCTAATGCTGATACCAGTGCTACCTTAATGAGTATTGGCAATATTGCCAGAGATTTAGAACAATATGAAGTAGCCGCAAACTATTATCAAGAAGCTGCTAAATTAGCAGCAAACGAGCTTACTGAAGTGCAAGTAGAACTAAATTTAATTAGTTTATTAGTTCAAAATAAAGAATGGGAGCAAGCAGAAAAGTTAATTGCCGAAATAGAGTTAAAAATCTCAGAACTTGCCCCCAGTCGCGCTTCAATTTATGCGAGAATAAATTTAGCAGCAAGTGCGAGAGAAATAGCCAAACAAACTAAGCAAAAAAATCGGCAAACAATAGCTTTAATTTTAGCAACTGGGGTGCAACAAGCCAGAGAAATTGGCGATCGCCGTGCCGAAGCCTACAGTCTCTATCAACTTAGCAAACTCTATAGCGAAAACCAACAGCGAGCATCAGCCCAAACACTTAGCCAGCAAGCGTTACAAATTGCTCAACAACTCAATGCTGCCGATTTAGTTGCTCGTGCTGCGGCTGAGTTAGGTAGAATTCTCAACCAGCAAGGAAACATCGAAGCTGCCAAATCCGCTTATCGAGAAGCTTACCAAAATCTGCAATCCTTACGCAGCGATCTCGTAGCGATCGAGAGCGAGATCCAATTTAACTTTACCAGCAGCGTCGAACCAATTTATCGAGAATTTGTTAGTTTGTTATTGCAACCTGATGCTAGTCAAGCCGATCTTAAACAAGCAAGAGAAGTTATCGAAGCCTTACAGATCGTTGAATTAGACAACTTTTTCCGCGACGCTTGTTTAGATGTGAAGCCAGTACAAATAGATGAAATCGACACCGAAGCAGCCGTAATTTATCCAATTATTTTACCATCGCGCCTGGAAGTAATTCTTTCGTTACCCGATCGCGCTTTACGCCACTATGCAACTCCATTACCAGCCACAGAAGTAGAAGCAACTTTGCAAAAAGCCTACTCTTCTCTTTACCTAGGTTATTCGAGTCAAGCAAGATTAAGTCTTTTCGAGGAAATTTACGATTGGCTGATTAAACCAGCAGAAATTGATTTAAATCGCGATCGCATCGAAACTTTAGTTTTCGTCCTCGACGATTCCTTGCGTAACTTACCAATAGCAGCACTTTATGACGGTCAGCAGTATATCATCGAGAAATATAGTATCGCCTTAAGTTCCGGATTACAACTATTTCCCCAAGCCTTAGAAAAACAACAACTAAACGCCTTAACCGTCGGCTTAACCCAAGCCCGTCAAGGCTTTTCCCCCTTACCCGCAGTCGAAACAGAAATCAAACAAATTGCTCGAGAAATCGAAACTAAGGTACTCTTAGATCGAGAGTTTACCGTTGCCCAATTTCAAAAATTAATTAGCGATCGCTCTTTTCCCATCGTTCACCTAGCCACCCACGGTCAATTTAGTTCTAACCCAGAAGAAACCTTTTTGCTAACTTGGGACAGTCGTTTAAACGTCACCGAACTCGATGTCTTATTTGAAAAAAGAAGAGTCGGGATTCTCAAACCTATAGAATTATTAGTTTTAAGCGCTTGTGAAACTGCATCCGGCGATCGCCGTGCCACACTAGGATTAGCAGGATTAGCATTGCGATCGGGTGCTTACAGTACCTTAGCAAGTCTCTGGTCTGTTAACGACGAATCCACAGCCGTACTCATGAGCGAATTTTATCAGCAGCTAACACAGCAAAATCAATCGATAACCAAAGCTGAAGCCCTTCGTCAAGCCCAACTAGCACTGTTAAAAAATCCTGTCTACGATCATCCTTATTTTTGGGCAGCTTTTGTTTTAATTGGCAATTGGTTGTAA
- a CDS encoding beta strand repeat-containing protein produces MLDRQISCLWQWWLTNALLAIGLGAFSTPVVAQIVPDDTLPNDSLVNQDGNTWKIDGGTTAGNNLFHSFQEFSVLLNNTAFFNNAQNINQIVTRVTGGKISNIDGLIRANGSADLFLINPSGIIFGANAKLDLGGSFIASTADRIEFADGSFYSAKNPQNSPLLTISVPLGLQYGRNPGAIQVNGSGHDINQPQLLPHNRGNVRGLQVPSGNTLALVGGNVTVTGGVLTAEAGRIELGAVAEGNVRLEPTNQGWVLNYEQIANFRDIKFFSQSAADASGIPGGAIAIWGRNFELYDGSIVLIQNQGSQKAGNISVNLSESLIAVGLDPDGTPPSSLVNETVTAADSGGWQVSARNLIFQAGGQAGTRTFSSGSSGNVEVNISESVLIEGFSLDRNNQPFISNIITGSLGSSGMAGDINVLTPRLRVLDGGQISSTALGTGPGGDVIINASESVELIGFSPSFSGSLLSASAFNAGNAGEIAVNTAKLVLRDGGRVDANTIASGNAGNVTVNASESIEISGTVRSPEVTTPSQIGSAANTPDPVLQVFFGLPPVPSGSPGNVTINTPVLHVRDQALVTVKNDGTGDAGNLSLQVNSLFLDSQGGITASTISGGGGNLNLEVRDLLQLRNNSVISAEAGSGTGFGDGGNVNINANFIVALPNENSDIVANAFAGSGGNINITSQGIFGLGLSEGNLNNSLSEINASSETGIAGMVEISTPEADTTSALVELPEEVSDKSDRIIVGCAAASGNSFTITGRGGLPEDPSATIRGQTIWLDLQDWSVASTNSRRNISVSLEQVESEKQVRQIVQATGWIVNQEGQIELVAALPNDGESRLIPSRECSQISSD; encoded by the coding sequence ATGCTCGACCGCCAGATTTCTTGTTTATGGCAATGGTGGTTAACGAATGCTTTGTTAGCGATCGGCTTAGGAGCATTTTCTACTCCTGTTGTCGCCCAAATTGTTCCCGATGATACCTTGCCGAATGACTCTTTAGTAAACCAAGATGGTAACACTTGGAAAATTGATGGGGGAACAACTGCCGGAAATAACTTATTCCACAGTTTTCAAGAATTTTCGGTTCTCCTCAACAATACGGCATTTTTCAATAATGCTCAAAACATTAATCAGATCGTTACCCGCGTCACCGGAGGAAAAATTAGCAACATCGACGGCTTAATTCGTGCTAACGGTAGCGCAGATTTATTTCTGATTAACCCTAGCGGAATTATCTTCGGTGCTAATGCCAAACTCGATTTGGGTGGCTCATTTATTGCCAGTACCGCCGATCGCATCGAGTTTGCGGACGGTAGTTTCTATAGTGCCAAAAATCCCCAAAATTCACCTTTATTAACCATCAGCGTTCCCCTAGGCTTACAATATGGCAGAAATCCCGGTGCGATTCAGGTGAACGGTTCCGGACATGATATCAATCAACCTCAATTATTGCCACACAATAGAGGAAACGTCCGGGGTTTACAAGTTCCGTCAGGAAATACCCTCGCTTTAGTCGGGGGAAACGTCACTGTCACTGGGGGAGTCTTAACCGCCGAAGCAGGCAGAATTGAGTTAGGTGCAGTAGCCGAAGGAAACGTCAGACTCGAACCTACAAACCAAGGTTGGGTATTAAACTATGAACAAATAGCCAACTTTCGCGACATCAAATTTTTCTCTCAATCAGCCGCAGACGCAAGTGGAATTCCCGGAGGTGCGATCGCGATTTGGGGGCGCAATTTTGAACTCTACGATGGTTCGATAGTTTTGATTCAAAACCAAGGTAGTCAAAAAGCTGGCAATATCAGCGTTAATCTTTCCGAATCTTTAATCGCTGTAGGACTCGATCCCGATGGTACTCCACCAAGTAGTTTAGTTAATGAAACTGTCACTGCTGCCGATTCAGGAGGTTGGCAAGTTTCCGCCCGTAATTTAATTTTTCAAGCTGGAGGACAAGCAGGAACACGCACTTTTAGTTCCGGAAGCAGTGGCAATGTTGAAGTAAATATCTCAGAATCGGTGCTGATTGAAGGATTTTCTCTCGATCGCAACAATCAACCGTTTATTAGTAATATTATTACTGGCTCCCTAGGAAGTTCGGGAATGGCTGGGGATATTAACGTCTTGACGCCACGGTTGAGAGTTCTTGATGGAGGACAAATATCGTCTACAGCTTTGGGAACTGGACCAGGTGGTGATGTCATTATCAATGCTAGTGAAAGCGTAGAATTAATTGGCTTTAGTCCTAGTTTTTCGGGTAGTTTGTTGTCGGCTTCAGCATTTAATGCTGGTAATGCAGGCGAGATCGCGGTGAATACAGCTAAATTAGTGTTAAGAGATGGCGGTAGAGTCGATGCAAATACGATCGCCTCTGGTAACGCGGGAAATGTCACTGTTAATGCTTCTGAATCAATTGAAATTAGCGGTACGGTGCGATCGCCTGAAGTAACTACTCCTTCTCAAATTGGTTCGGCAGCTAATACACCCGATCCAGTTTTGCAAGTATTTTTCGGACTTCCTCCGGTTCCCTCTGGTAGTCCTGGAAATGTGACGATTAATACTCCCGTGTTGCACGTTCGCGACCAAGCTTTAGTTACTGTTAAGAATGACGGAACTGGGGATGCGGGAAATCTTTCCCTACAAGTAAATTCGTTGTTTCTCGACAGTCAAGGTGGGATTACTGCTTCGACAATTTCTGGAGGAGGAGGAAACCTGAATTTGGAAGTGCGAGATTTGCTGCAACTAAGAAATAATAGCGTCATTTCCGCAGAAGCAGGTAGTGGAACCGGATTTGGTGACGGTGGTAATGTGAATATTAATGCTAACTTTATCGTCGCTTTACCGAACGAAAATAGCGATATTGTGGCTAATGCGTTTGCTGGAAGTGGTGGCAATATTAATATTACCAGTCAAGGCATTTTTGGTTTAGGTTTGAGTGAAGGAAATTTGAATAACTCACTCAGCGAAATTAATGCTAGTTCTGAAACAGGAATTGCGGGAATGGTGGAAATTAGTACCCCAGAAGCAGATACAACTTCGGCATTGGTAGAATTACCAGAAGAAGTAAGCGATAAAAGCGATCGCATTATTGTTGGTTGTGCTGCCGCAAGCGGTAATTCTTTTACTATAACTGGACGCGGTGGTTTACCTGAAGACCCTAGCGCAACAATTAGAGGTCAAACTATCTGGCTGGATTTACAAGATTGGTCAGTTGCAAGCACAAATTCTCGGAGAAATATTTCTGTCTCACTCGAACAAGTCGAATCAGAAAAACAAGTTCGGCAAATTGTTCAAGCCACAGGTTGGATTGTGAATCAAGAGGGACAAATTGAGTTAGTAGCAGCACTTCCAAATGATGGCGAATCTAGGTTGATTCCATCTCGAGAATGTAGCCAGATTAGTTCTGATTAA
- a CDS encoding DUF917 domain-containing protein — translation MRQLGEQELEDLLNGAAFLASGGGGSRQMGEEILQAILAKSETVTLLDFQEVEQPQWGVVPFAAGAPSDVHPQQARSFLSLHFSLSHFSREKPETGRNYTLSDLLAAAIAPVELVEEIIGENFSFVLPIEIGTANTFLAMFIAVSQNIAIVNGDGAGRSVPSLEMLTYSHSDLPVYPGAMASIPSPFDSNNQTKLAIYPNQISTSNDLMIQTMQTEEFGNAGVMASYVMTGETLQNLCPIVPNTISLALEIGSVLRQATEQGKNPITALLGYFDENPALPNAFLLGEGEIVDIKKENVGRLDKLEVIVATDKGEICISGFNENLVAYCNNSHEVPLAIGPDLICYLTPDGIALTNEELEKGIYLGIIGLQAPEESQQPTVIQGYREGITQLGYAPYIPIQYLLNSFDPWRC, via the coding sequence ATGAGACAATTAGGAGAACAGGAATTAGAAGATCTTTTAAATGGGGCTGCATTTCTTGCTAGTGGCGGTGGCGGTTCGCGGCAGATGGGGGAAGAAATCCTTCAGGCAATTCTAGCAAAATCAGAGACAGTCACGCTGTTAGATTTTCAAGAAGTAGAGCAACCTCAATGGGGAGTAGTTCCTTTTGCTGCGGGTGCGCCCAGTGATGTACACCCTCAACAAGCACGCAGTTTTTTAAGTCTACATTTTTCTTTGAGCCATTTCAGCCGTGAAAAGCCAGAAACTGGGCGAAATTATACTCTCTCAGATTTGCTCGCAGCAGCGATCGCGCCTGTGGAACTTGTGGAAGAAATTATCGGAGAAAATTTTTCTTTTGTTCTCCCGATCGAAATTGGTACTGCTAATACTTTTTTAGCCATGTTTATTGCGGTGAGTCAAAATATCGCGATCGTTAATGGTGATGGGGCTGGCAGATCCGTACCTTCGCTGGAGATGTTAACTTACTCTCACAGCGATCTTCCTGTTTATCCTGGAGCAATGGCTTCGATTCCTTCGCCGTTTGACTCCAATAACCAAACTAAGCTAGCAATCTATCCTAACCAAATATCCACAAGCAACGATTTGATGATTCAAACAATGCAAACTGAGGAATTTGGTAATGCGGGGGTGATGGCAAGTTATGTTATGACTGGCGAGACGTTACAAAATCTATGTCCGATCGTTCCCAATACCATCAGTCTAGCATTAGAAATTGGTTCAGTTTTGCGTCAAGCCACAGAGCAAGGGAAAAACCCCATTACGGCTTTGTTAGGATATTTTGACGAGAATCCTGCTTTACCAAATGCTTTTCTTTTGGGTGAAGGTGAAATTGTTGACATTAAGAAGGAAAATGTTGGTCGTTTAGATAAACTAGAAGTTATCGTCGCAACTGACAAAGGAGAAATTTGTATTTCTGGTTTCAACGAAAATTTGGTAGCCTACTGCAACAATTCCCACGAAGTACCTCTAGCGATCGGACCGGATTTAATTTGTTACTTGACTCCCGATGGCATAGCCTTAACTAATGAAGAATTAGAGAAGGGCATCTACCTAGGAATTATTGGCTTGCAAGCCCCAGAAGAATCTCAGCAACCTACTGTTATTCAGGGCTACCGAGAAGGAATTACTCAACTCGGATATGCGCCTTATATACCCATTCAATATTTACTAAATTCCTTCGATCCTTGGCGTTGCTGA
- a CDS encoding SUMF1/EgtB/PvdO family nonheme iron enzyme, producing MKLQSINSKRVAIREALQECRSRTLELFDNLDEQIFTRQAHPDFSPIGWHLGHIAFTEAYWILERFAGKPALFPEYQKLFAADGLPKRDRQNLPRLESIQDYLEIVRNQVLNYLEIAPLDKQERFWRWLIQHECQHGETISFVWQLHRFNLAGSQAIFSFTKPPATEPESKKETISNEEMIPIPAGEFLMGNEAIDAQDNERPAYLVALDKYWLDPYPVTCGEYRQFIEAGGYQQAKFWSEKGWKWLQANPVAQPLYWAEETTWDLHPVCGVSWYEAEAYANFVGKRLPTEAEWEKAASWNPITKQKSTYPWGKEEPTAKFSNHNNLRGQTTPVNKYPAGKSCLGCYDLLGNVWEWTATWFNGYQGFQSYPYRGYSQVYFDGEHRVLKGGSWATRRWGLRNSFRNWYHPHVRQILAGFRCAKSD from the coding sequence TTGAAGTTACAATCAATCAACTCTAAAAGAGTAGCTATTCGCGAAGCTTTGCAGGAATGTCGGAGTCGTACTTTAGAATTATTTGATAATCTTGACGAGCAAATATTTACACGGCAAGCACATCCAGATTTTAGTCCGATTGGCTGGCATTTAGGTCATATTGCTTTTACCGAAGCTTATTGGATTTTAGAGCGTTTTGCTGGTAAACCGGCTTTATTTCCAGAATACCAAAAATTGTTTGCGGCTGATGGTTTACCAAAACGCGATCGCCAAAATCTCCCCCGTCTCGAATCGATCCAAGATTACCTAGAAATTGTCCGCAATCAGGTCTTAAACTATCTAGAAATTGCACCTCTAGACAAGCAAGAACGTTTTTGGCGTTGGTTGATTCAACATGAATGTCAGCATGGTGAAACTATTAGTTTTGTCTGGCAACTTCATCGTTTTAATTTAGCTGGTAGTCAAGCTATTTTTTCTTTTACTAAGCCACCTGCAACTGAGCCTGAATCTAAAAAAGAAACAATTTCTAATGAAGAAATGATCCCCATTCCCGCAGGAGAGTTTCTGATGGGAAATGAGGCAATTGATGCTCAAGATAATGAACGTCCTGCCTATTTAGTCGCTCTTGACAAATATTGGCTTGATCCTTATCCTGTTACTTGTGGAGAATATCGCCAATTTATTGAAGCTGGTGGCTATCAACAAGCTAAGTTTTGGTCAGAAAAAGGCTGGAAATGGCTACAAGCAAATCCTGTTGCTCAACCTTTATATTGGGCTGAAGAAACTACTTGGGATCTTCATCCGGTTTGTGGTGTTAGTTGGTATGAAGCAGAAGCTTATGCAAACTTTGTCGGGAAGCGACTTCCGACGGAAGCGGAATGGGAAAAAGCTGCGAGTTGGAACCCGATAACCAAGCAGAAATCTACTTATCCTTGGGGTAAGGAAGAACCCACAGCCAAGTTTTCTAATCACAATAATCTTAGGGGACAAACAACGCCAGTAAATAAGTATCCTGCGGGTAAAAGTTGCTTAGGCTGTTACGATTTGTTAGGCAATGTTTGGGAATGGACTGCGACGTGGTTCAATGGATATCAAGGTTTTCAAAGTTATCCTTATCGAGGTTATTCGCAAGTTTATTTTGACGGAGAACATCGAGTATTAAAAGGAGGTAGTTGGGCGACGCGTCGCTGGGGATTACGCAATAGTTTTCGGAATTGGTATCATCCCCATGTTCGCCAAATTTTAGCTGGATTTCGCTGTGCAAAATCCGACTAA
- the egtC gene encoding ergothioneine biosynthesis protein EgtC, whose product MCRLLGYLGKPIQLEQILSKPEHSLIVQSYQPREMRSAILNADGFGIGWYHLEQETNPYIYKSTQPIWSDLNLPHLSRYVNSHCNLAYVRSATPGLAVDLSNSQPFSSENLHQDFADRLLFIHNGHIDNFRYTLYRPIRSLLNDYTYQWIKGNTDSEHIFALVLNELQEFPEITLENALARAIIKITEMTKIAKVKFAANIIISNGKKLVASRYANFLPMPSLYWMRDDPSYPGAVIIASEPLFAGNWNSFPERSIISVEKDLEVTINQL is encoded by the coding sequence ATGTGCCGTTTACTAGGCTACCTTGGAAAGCCAATTCAACTCGAACAAATTCTGTCTAAACCAGAACACTCCTTAATCGTACAAAGTTATCAACCCCGCGAAATGCGATCGGCAATTCTCAATGCGGATGGTTTTGGTATTGGTTGGTATCATTTGGAACAAGAAACAAATCCCTATATTTACAAAAGTACCCAACCAATTTGGAGCGATCTTAATTTACCTCATCTTAGTCGCTATGTGAACTCACATTGTAATTTAGCCTACGTCCGTAGTGCTACTCCAGGATTAGCAGTAGATTTAAGTAATTCCCAGCCTTTTAGTAGCGAAAATTTACACCAAGATTTTGCTGATCGATTGTTATTTATTCACAATGGTCATATTGACAATTTTCGCTATACCTTGTACAGACCCATCAGAAGTTTACTTAACGACTACACCTATCAATGGATTAAAGGTAACACTGATTCGGAACATATTTTTGCCTTAGTACTGAATGAATTACAAGAATTTCCAGAAATTACTCTGGAAAATGCTTTGGCACGAGCGATAATAAAAATTACTGAAATGACGAAGATAGCCAAAGTTAAGTTTGCTGCTAATATTATTATTAGCAATGGTAAGAAATTAGTTGCTAGTCGTTATGCTAACTTTTTACCGATGCCAAGTCTCTACTGGATGAGAGATGACCCTAGCTATCCTGGTGCGGTAATTATTGCTTCAGAACCTTTGTTCGCCGGAAACTGGAATAGTTTTCCCGAACGCAGTATTATTAGTGTGGAAAAAGACCTTGAAGTTACAATCAATCAACTCTAA
- a CDS encoding Mov34/MPN/PAD-1 family protein — MNQSRIEVHLEHLQKIRTHAERTYPEECCGLLIGKINKNHKILTEVWETENSWNEEAAELFAEGEGVEKRDTSKRHNFSIAPEVMLQAEKTVRDRQLNIIGIYHSHPDYPAEPSEFDRAIAWQQYSYIIVSVPQGRAATLQSWTLDDRDRFQLEEIVTVKSTANQNEP; from the coding sequence ATGAACCAAAGTAGAATCGAAGTTCACTTAGAACATTTGCAAAAGATACGCACTCACGCGGAAAGAACTTATCCAGAGGAGTGCTGTGGGTTGCTCATTGGTAAGATTAACAAAAATCACAAAATTTTGACCGAAGTGTGGGAAACTGAAAATAGCTGGAACGAAGAAGCGGCGGAGTTATTTGCGGAAGGTGAGGGTGTCGAAAAGCGAGACACAAGTAAACGTCACAATTTCAGTATCGCCCCAGAAGTAATGCTGCAAGCAGAGAAAACAGTGCGCGATCGCCAGCTTAACATTATCGGGATTTATCATTCCCATCCAGATTATCCCGCCGAACCTTCAGAATTCGATCGCGCGATCGCTTGGCAACAATACTCGTATATCATAGTTTCTGTCCCTCAAGGACGAGCAGCAACTTTACAAAGCTGGACGCTTGACGATCGCGATCGCTTTCAACTTGAAGAAATTGTTACAGTTAAATCTACTGCTAACCAAAATGAACCATAA
- the moeB gene encoding molybdopterin-synthase adenylyltransferase MoeB: MLNPNLEEIQLNKEEYERYSRHIILPEVGLEGQKRLKAASVLCIGTGGLGSPLLLYLAAAGIGRIGIVDFDIVDSSNLQRQIIHATSWVGKPKIESAKHSILEINPFCQVDLYNTRLSSENALEIMKPYDVVVDGTDNFPTRYLTNDACVMLGKPNVYGSIFRFEGQATVFNYEDGPNYRDLFPEPPPPGMVPSCAEGGVLGVLCGIIGSIQATETIKVILGAGDTLSGRLLLYNALDMKFRELKLRPNPERPVIEKLIDYEQFCGIPQARAEEAKQRMEMAEITVQELKQLLDGSANDFVLVDVRNPNEYEIAKIPGAILVPLPDIENGVGIDKIKEISNGKRLVAHCKMGGRSAKALGILKEFGIQGTNVKGGILAWSREVDSSVPEY, translated from the coding sequence ATGCTTAATCCTAATTTAGAAGAAATTCAACTAAATAAAGAAGAATACGAACGCTACTCTCGTCATATAATTTTGCCAGAGGTAGGACTAGAAGGACAAAAACGTCTCAAAGCTGCTAGCGTTCTTTGTATCGGTACTGGTGGACTCGGTTCGCCTTTACTTTTATATCTCGCGGCTGCTGGAATTGGACGTATTGGTATTGTTGACTTTGATATTGTCGATAGTTCTAACTTACAGCGTCAAATTATTCACGCTACCTCTTGGGTTGGTAAACCAAAAATTGAGTCCGCGAAACACAGCATTTTAGAAATTAATCCTTTCTGTCAGGTGGATTTGTATAATACCCGACTTTCTTCGGAAAATGCTCTGGAGATAATGAAACCTTACGATGTGGTAGTTGATGGAACCGATAATTTCCCCACTCGCTATCTCACCAATGATGCTTGTGTGATGCTGGGTAAACCGAATGTCTATGGTTCGATTTTCCGCTTTGAAGGACAAGCAACTGTTTTTAACTACGAAGATGGTCCTAACTACCGCGATTTATTCCCTGAACCCCCACCGCCGGGAATGGTTCCTTCTTGTGCTGAAGGTGGTGTTTTAGGGGTTCTCTGTGGGATTATTGGCTCAATTCAAGCTACGGAAACGATTAAAGTAATTTTGGGCGCAGGTGATACTCTCAGCGGTCGCTTGCTGTTGTACAATGCCTTAGATATGAAATTCCGCGAATTGAAGTTGCGACCGAACCCAGAACGCCCGGTTATCGAGAAATTAATTGATTACGAGCAATTCTGTGGTATTCCCCAAGCACGAGCAGAGGAGGCTAAACAGCGCATGGAAATGGCGGAAATAACGGTACAGGAGTTGAAGCAATTGCTAGATGGCAGTGCTAATGACTTTGTTTTGGTGGATGTGAGAAACCCGAATGAATACGAAATTGCCAAAATTCCGGGTGCTATTCTCGTACCTTTACCAGATATCGAGAATGGTGTTGGTATCGACAAAATTAAAGAAATTAGCAATGGTAAGCGTTTAGTTGCTCATTGTAAGATGGGCGGACGTTCGGCGAAAGCTCTCGGCATTCTCAAAGAATTTGGTATTCAGGGAACGAACGTTAAAGGTGGTATTCTCGCTTGGAGCCGAGAAGTTGACTCTAGCGTGCCAGAATATTAA